One genomic segment of Methanobacterium spitsbergense includes these proteins:
- a CDS encoding sodium:solute symporter family protein: protein MLSIIVLFYLLMVGYVGYVAWRRTKSSEDYMVAGRNTHPYIMALSYGATFISTAAIVGFGGVAANYGLGILWLVFLNIIVGIFIAFVFFGKRTRKMGHNLNALTFPEFVSRRFNSKFIQYFSGAVIFLGMPLYASVVLIGMARFVETTLQINYSFALVAMAIIVAVYVVFGGIRGVMYTDALQGTIMFFGMIILLGAVYWMLGGVIDANQALSNLVNIVPQNATAKAVATGFTGWTSMPSFGSPFWWTLVSSLILGVGIGVLSQPQLVVRFMTVKSNRELNRAVLIGGVFIFVMTFGAYVVGALSNLYFYQHTGLTAVQASGGNLDTVIPTFIAAAMPLWFAYFFMITLLSAAMSTLSAQFHVQGTALGRDIYETLSGKTGGSSVLVARAGIVVAVIIAVILGFILPASVIAVGTSIWFGITAAAFLSMYVAALYWKRVTKAGAIAGLVSGSLTSLFWLLFGFKKSAEAVGISKVLTGKTVIITTLPWPTVDPIIIALPIAIIATIVVTYLTKPPEKEFIDKIFNGVERK from the coding sequence ATGTTGAGTATAATTGTATTGTTTTACCTCCTAATGGTAGGTTATGTAGGTTATGTAGCATGGAGACGAACTAAGAGTTCTGAGGACTACATGGTGGCTGGAAGGAACACTCATCCCTACATAATGGCCCTAAGTTATGGTGCTACATTTATAAGTACCGCCGCAATTGTGGGTTTTGGAGGAGTAGCCGCAAATTATGGTTTGGGAATTTTATGGCTTGTTTTTTTAAATATTATCGTTGGAATATTTATTGCATTTGTTTTCTTTGGTAAACGAACAAGGAAGATGGGGCATAATTTAAATGCTTTGACATTTCCAGAGTTTGTTTCACGTCGTTTTAACAGTAAATTCATACAGTATTTCTCAGGGGCAGTGATATTTTTAGGAATGCCTCTCTATGCCTCTGTTGTTCTTATTGGAATGGCGAGGTTTGTTGAAACCACACTTCAAATAAATTACAGTTTTGCACTTGTTGCAATGGCAATAATAGTTGCAGTTTATGTTGTATTTGGGGGAATAAGGGGCGTAATGTATACAGATGCACTGCAGGGAACCATAATGTTCTTTGGAATGATTATTCTTTTAGGTGCTGTATACTGGATGTTGGGTGGAGTTATTGATGCAAATCAGGCTCTAAGTAATCTTGTAAATATTGTTCCTCAAAATGCAACTGCCAAAGCTGTGGCAACAGGATTTACCGGCTGGACATCCATGCCATCTTTTGGTAGTCCCTTCTGGTGGACTCTTGTTTCAAGTCTTATACTGGGAGTGGGTATTGGTGTACTTTCTCAACCACAGCTAGTTGTACGATTTATGACTGTTAAATCCAATAGAGAGCTTAATAGGGCAGTTTTAATTGGAGGTGTTTTCATATTTGTTATGACATTTGGTGCATACGTTGTGGGTGCATTATCTAACCTGTATTTCTACCAACATACTGGTTTAACAGCGGTTCAAGCTTCGGGTGGAAACTTAGATACTGTAATACCAACTTTTATTGCTGCTGCAATGCCGTTATGGTTTGCATATTTTTTCATGATCACTTTACTATCTGCTGCAATGTCAACATTAAGTGCTCAGTTCCATGTTCAGGGAACAGCCCTGGGTAGGGATATTTATGAGACATTATCTGGTAAAACAGGAGGATCTTCCGTTCTTGTTGCAAGAGCGGGGATTGTTGTAGCTGTTATAATTGCTGTGATATTAGGATTTATTTTGCCAGCAAGTGTAATAGCAGTTGGAACCTCCATATGGTTTGGAATAACTGCTGCAGCATTTCTTTCAATGTATGTTGCAGCATTATATTGGAAAAGAGTTACTAAAGCTGGGGCAATTGCAGGGCTTGTTTCAGGATCACTTACAAGCCTTTTCTGGTTATTATTTGGTTTCAAGAAATCAGCAGAGGCAGTTGGGATATCAAAAGTATTAACTGGAAAGACAGTTATTATAACCACTTTACCATGGCCTACTGTAGACCCTATTATTATTGCATTACCCATTGCAATAATTGCAACAATAGTTGTAACATACTTAACTAAACCTCCTGAAAAGGAATTCATTGATAAGATATTTAATGGAGTGGAAAGAAAATAA
- a CDS encoding MBL fold metallo-hydrolase codes for MKIKEFKIKKSAQKSWSEIFQNPRDIILESFKTGSVKINRRGTINIKHPHAGYIKDQILNVPIISHLIKHNVFGNYLIDAGLDAMYTYDPYGGVKGKFADEFFQEKNENIGFHLKNNRIKLEGIFLSHLHPDHIAGVRELPKEIPYIVGKGEIEQYQPEIYGDFLKDIDTLYEIDFSILNEIPPWGPCADLLGDGSLWAISTPGHTKGHISYLINGLDGPILLTMDASFISDNLRLKIAPCDYTEDITLAQKTLEQICEFLLEYPEVKVLSGHELL; via the coding sequence ATGAAGATAAAAGAGTTTAAAATTAAAAAAAGTGCACAGAAAAGCTGGAGTGAAATCTTTCAAAATCCACGTGATATAATCCTCGAAAGTTTCAAAACAGGTTCTGTAAAAATTAATAGAAGAGGAACCATCAACATTAAACATCCCCACGCTGGCTACATTAAGGATCAAATACTCAATGTACCTATTATTTCACATTTAATTAAGCACAATGTATTTGGAAATTACCTTATTGATGCAGGATTGGATGCAATGTACACATATGATCCGTATGGAGGAGTGAAAGGAAAATTTGCAGATGAATTCTTCCAAGAGAAAAATGAAAATATTGGATTCCACCTGAAAAATAATAGAATAAAGCTTGAAGGTATTTTTCTAAGTCATTTACACCCGGATCACATAGCTGGTGTAAGAGAACTGCCTAAAGAAATTCCTTACATTGTTGGAAAGGGAGAAATAGAACAATATCAGCCAGAAATATATGGAGATTTTTTAAAGGATATTGATACGTTATATGAAATAGACTTCTCCATATTAAATGAGATACCACCATGGGGTCCATGTGCAGATCTTCTTGGAGATGGATCACTATGGGCAATTTCAACTCCAGGACACACAAAAGGACATATTTCATATTTAATAAACGGTCTAGATGGGCCAATTTTACTTACAATGGATGCAAGTTTTATAAGTGACAATTTAAGACTTAAAATAGCTCCATGTGATTATACTGAAGATATAACTCTGGCACAAAAGACTTTAGAACAGATATGTGAATTTTTATTAGAATATCCTGAAGTCAAAGTATTATCTGGCCACGAGCTTTTATAA
- a CDS encoding DUF3788 family protein produces the protein MEERVFIEEQPKPAEESLQNAFGESYRYFKGLMDISDSYTKDWNFSKTSGWMLKVHDNKKALFYITPLKNEFKISMAIRKSELNTFLKDIDLKKIHKKLLDTKEYREGFVIRFKTNDDDYKNFELLIMKLISIRN, from the coding sequence ATGGAAGAAAGGGTTTTTATTGAAGAACAACCTAAGCCAGCTGAAGAATCTTTGCAAAATGCATTTGGAGAAAGTTACAGATATTTCAAAGGACTGATGGATATTTCAGATTCCTATACTAAAGATTGGAATTTCTCTAAAACAAGCGGGTGGATGTTAAAAGTTCATGATAATAAAAAAGCACTTTTCTATATTACACCATTAAAGAATGAGTTCAAAATAAGTATGGCAATCAGGAAAAGTGAATTAAATACCTTCCTAAAGGATATTGATTTGAAAAAAATTCATAAAAAGTTATTAGATACAAAAGAATATAGAGAAGGATTTGTTATCAGATTTAAAACTAATGATGATGATTACAAAAACTTTGAACTTCTTATAATGAAATTAATATCCATTAGAAATTAA